The Panicum hallii strain FIL2 chromosome 5, PHallii_v3.1, whole genome shotgun sequence genome contains the following window.
ttcatgagtctagttatgggctaaggtatacccaattccgggtaagtcttgctgagtattagtatactcagccttgctttcgttgatttgcttcaggtaatccttctgatgagcccgcattcattacaccgtggccctaccctttgcctgatggttggtccgtggaatgggatccgtccccggccaacaccgatcccgccgagtgatattatgccagggctagcataatatctgtaatgacgacgtgtatgatggctacgcttttcaaattccgctgctttgactgaaaactaaaacctgtcttgtaataatctctcctctgtgggagctaatgatgctttgtacatttttgtaatgtaactacctgtggtgtaagatattttggcattgtatctctggactcaccttcgtgtgaggtaccttgttggatcctgtacGTGAGCACGCCGCCGTCGAGTGGGCCCGAGGTGGCTATCTGGCCCGCGCGCGACGGCACGGTGGAGATCCGCGAGCTCGACGAGCTCGGGATGTCGCGGCCCTTCGACGACGGTGGTCCGCCGGAGCTTCTGAGCCTCGGCGTTGCTTTCCCGTGGAGCAGGGAGCTCCCGGTGGCGAGGTAAGTCTCCTTTCTTgcccggttagggttagggttagggcttAGCACGGGGTGCTTTGGTTCTTTCACCCCGAAGGGGTTGCAATCGTTCTGTTCTTGCCTTCTTTTGAGTTGATACGAAATCCCCTCCTTCTAATTGCTGTGTATGTTTCTTACCCGAGCCTAACTACACTTAGTTAGGCCTACTGATACCATTGTTAAAGCTTAGGGATCGAGTAAGTGTTGGATGGCTCGGTGATTAGCTAAACGAAGATAGAATTTAGGACTAACcgagagagaaacagagagaaaTGGCGTACCTCCGGTCGATGAGCCGGAGTCGCCATTGTTGGCCATGGCGGCATGAAGCCGAGCCGCAGTAGAGGTCGAGAATGAGACTGCGGCGGTGATGCGGTGCAGCGGCGGGGAGCTTCCCGTCGCCTCAGCACCCCTTAGATCGGATCGGGCTAGGGTTTTTAGGTGGGGCTAGAGGCAACGCGGTGAACCTCGTACagcgtgccccggcccccacctcttCCTTTTATTTTGGCGCTgagcgacgggggcccacatgccattggcttggctgtgcgcccccgatcagggcgcgtaacggactccggatcggtcgttggaccgatccggggttgagatcaaactaacacaCACCAGGGAGCCGTCGTTTGTGTTAAGGAGATGGGTTAATCGGCCCAGCAGTAGTAGTTTTCACTGGTCCATGGCCCCAGAAATCATATCAAAGGCATAGGGACTTGGATTGGATTGTACAACTCTTTTGAGTGAGGGATCGGAAACCTTTCCCATTCTCAGGCACACTTCAGATGTCACTCCATGGTAATTCACATACATATAATCTCATGACAAACAACAATTACACTTGAGTTATAAAGTCAGATCCCATCGTAGATGATAGTAAGCGCATCATAAAATTAAAATTAGCTTTATGGTTTTGCCCTTGGCCTCTCCTTTACTAAACACCATAGCTGAAGACCTTTAGGAAGCTGCACAATAAATTGGACCATAAGGAAAGGATCGACAACTTATGCAAAGGTAGCTATATTTGATGTAAGGACATAATAACTAACAAACTATTACGAACTTTGGTTTGAGCACTGTATTACCAAAAAAGTCAAGTTTTAACTTAATACTCTATGATATGAAATTATGAGAAACACAATCTTTTGAAGTTCCAACATACGTTACTATAGAAAGGAAAGAACACTTAAGGACTTGAATTGCCAAGGGTAGTTGTTTGACTGGCGACAAACTACATGCAAAACATTGATAAAGTCATCTGTAAGTTTTGGAATAGTTTTTTTCCTCAAACTCAGAAATAGGGGGAGGTGTAAACCAAGGGTCTCGAGGGAGAGACGATTGAGATGGTGCCTATCAAGATAGAAAAGCAAGTTCGAAACATCCTCACCAAGGGTCTTCACAAGGCAAAGTTTTGAAAGGCGCTCGGCATGGTTTGCAAGATGACTTTAGAAAGAAGTTTGCCTTGAGGGGAGTGTTGAAAGAAAGCAAGGCAACCTTATAGATACTTCTCCACCACACATGAATGAGATATACTTCATAAAGTACTCTAGAATTAGCAATAAAGAAAAATTAGATAATATTGTAATATCTAGGAAAATCTCTAGAAAGGGGGACACTTGTCTCAACCTCATGATCCCACTTGGCCTATAAATAGAGGTTCCCTCCCTTTCCATGGCATTCAACTGTGAGCATGGTTGATGAGAGTAATGGTGGTAGTGctaggaagaagaaaaagaaagagtgAGAGTGTCACTGTTAAGCTAGCCACCTAAAAGAGCAAGAGTGCTCCATTGTAACACTACCATTGTAGCAATAAATAAAGAGAGTAGTTTGTTAAGTATTGGTCCTCACATTAGTGGCTTAGGTCTATGCATTTTCCATCAAAATTTAAACTAAGTCTAGACATCAAGCAAACAGAGATATGTCAAATATCAATGTAGAATTTCAAGGTTGTTACTCGGAGAAGATATGTCAATTTTTAGTCCCTACAGTGAAAATGAGAAGATATGTCAATTTTTAGTCCCTACAGTGAACATGTCTTCGTTTCCCACATGCATGATCAATTAAATTCTTTGTCATGTAACTACAATGCAAAATTAAAAAGACAAAAACCATGGTTGAGatataaaattaaaaaaatcaCTTAGTCACATAAAATGAATGATCCATCTAAAAGCTTATGTGGTAACCACAAATCCCACCGTTGATAATGATTTATTAGTAAAAGAAGTTTCTTTCAGTGGCTCCTTGAGCACTGGATATCCATGTCCTATTTCAAGTGGATTCTCAATAATTAAGATTTAGCTAACAATGTAAGGTGAAAAAATTAACAATAGTTTCAATCTACCTTTCTAATCCAGCAAGATCAACTAGATTTTAGTTGTGCAAACTGAAATCTTATGCTTGTAAATAATATCCAATTTGTTGCGACAGAAAAGTAGTGCTACTGCATCATCATTTAACTGCAAACAAAGAATTATACCCATAAGAAGTCAATTGAGTGCATGAATCATCCAATAAACTTTGATAGACTGTCGGATGGTCGCCTTAGCCTTTCAGATCAAAAGAGTAATCCACCAACTCACTATGAGAGAATTCTCTAAGAGAATCATATTTGCTAACTTCAGGACTTAGAACCCACCCATGAAACACAGTTAAGTCCAAAAGACGACACAACAAGTATGACGCATTATTCACAAAATTCATGTGGGCACTCAAGCGTGATTGCAAAGAGAACTTAGTACGAATATTAGCAAGGACATGTTTAACTTCCTTAGCCTTAGCGTCTGATATGCCTTCCACTCTATCAATGAATTTCTGCAGCATGTCATTGAGGACGGACTTGATGGACTTTTCTTTCAATGCGTCTGGCTGCCCAAAACTTGAACCatatttgatgataaccatatTGTGTATTTCTACCAAGTCTACATATCCCTAGCTTCCTTGAAGTACCGTTGGAATGAATTTTTCGTTAACATTGAATGGCAGTTTCTGGTACAAGGTCAACATGGTGCCTAATAGAGAAACCAACGTGTCACGTCACTTATGGTTCGGAACTCATCCAGAGAGGGAGGGAATGACAACGACACTCGACTAACGAAAAGAGAAGGGGTGTTGGAACTCGGAACATACCAATTGCAGAGATTGGGAGCTTTGCGGGACCTGTGTCGCCCGACGGGGCGGAGGCTGAGGAACCTTGGGAGCTCCGCGGGACCCTGCCCTATTTCAAGTGGATTCTCAATAATTAAGATTTAGCTAACGCAATGTAAAGTGAGAAAATTAACAATAGTTTCAATTTACCTTTCTAATCTAGCAAGATCACCTAGATTTTAGTTGTGCAAACTGAAATCTTAGCATTGATTGTTTCTCCCATATGCTCTTAATTTTACATGTGAAAACACTATGGGACCTACTGCAATACGATTCATAATAGTCATAGCCACTTTCCTATGAATGGGACCCCAAAGTAGGTTTTGTCAAGCACAATTAATATTTGACATGACTCTAGCAGAGGATATTGAAAAGAATAAATACCGTAAAAAATGTATGTGCATACCTATATTAAAAGATTAATCATATCACTGACAAATCCAACTAGAACCTCAGTCAAATTTTCTACGTAGAATCCTCTTCTTGTATCATCTAGGATCTATGTATTAATTGCTTAATGCAATAAAACTCACTATAAATGATGCTATCACACTTAAAAGTCTTATTGACTTGAAGTAACAATGTAAAAGCTTACAGGAAGATTTGTCAATGAGGGATTAAGAAGATCTATATATAATTTGTTCATATGAATGAGAACTAGAGCTTCTCACCGCTCCTGCTCTCTTATTCTAGCAATTTTGAATTAGACACAATAAACGAGACTATAGTAAGGGGATAAAAATTCATATAACCAGTAATAACTATGACATTATGTATGTATAGGTTGCCATAGAGAGGGGAAACCATTCATTTATGCTGTTTTCATTCTTGCAAACAGGAACTCGAAAATATGAGGCTCATCCCTCTGTCCGTATGAGGCTCCACTTCCAAATTAATGTTCTTGTCGAGCATTGTGTGAGTTTTTCCACTTCCCGTCTACAAACAATGTAAAAGCTAAAAGCTAGGAAAATAGTCCTTCATTTACATGCGAAACGAAAACAAAGTTCAAAGAGTACCAACCCGTAGGAAAAGATACAACAGCTGTTGTGCCTAGCCATACATTTCTCAACTATTGGTAAACCAACAACCCTGAAAATCTCTTCATGCAAATGCAAACTCAACAGTTAATTGCACTTCAACAACAAGAATTGCATATGACTTATATTGCATACAAGCTAACCTGATCTGTTGCATCACAAGCAACATGGTTAAATGTAAAATGGGTTTCTGGTGATCCAATATCCAAGTGATAGTATTTGCACTATCTTGTTTCAAACATCTGCTATAGTTGTGCAGACTTTTCTCAGCACTATTTAGGGGGCGCATGCACACGAATGGCAACCTAAAAAATTAACCACACATGTAACAAATGTGTAGTGATGTTGACTCTAAAGCATGTGTATGGAATAATTTCCCTAGTTACAAATGAGTTCATCAGCCTCTTCTTTCGTTCCTCCAAAAGGTCTACCAGCATTAGTCTCTGATGTCTATTCTGAAGGTGGTAACTCTGATACGTGGGCTCCACCACTATTTTTATTAATTAAATTAATCTAGGAGGTCACAGCAGCTAGCACAAGAAGTCCAAATGGGTGCCACATTGAGTGAAAAACCATGATACTATATCGCAAAACCCACTATGTGAGCTGTAAATTAGCttacttgagtttagttgagcTAAAGGACCAAAAATGTCATCTTTGAATATTttgatggttgaagttgtctaGTGTTAGAGTTTGAGGCCAAACGTGGACTGATGGATGTATCCCTCATCAAAAGTTGAACTGATAAGAGACGCAGAGCAAGCAGCACTGCAAGACGTGTTAGTATTTCTCATACACAGAACTGTGCATACACCAAGACTTAGCTTTTGGATTTAACCCTCCCCGTAAGTACAAAAATCTCCCTCCCTAACTGACAAGCAAGTCGACCGCTAGCTCTCCGCCGTTTTCCACGAGCCACCCAGCGTCGTGGAGCTCACGCTGGCGtgcacgccgccgtcgccgccgccgccgcagctggcAGCGGCCGTCATGCGCGCGTCGTAGGCGATGCCGAGGTTCCTTAGCCGGTTGAGCTCCGGCAGGATGACGGTGGCGAGGTCCGGGCGGTCCCTCCGCCGCATCTCCGTGCACTTGAGCGCGAGCTTGGCGAAGCCGAGCGCCTCCTCGACGGGCCAGTCCTTGACGGTGATGTCGAGCATCTGGTGGAAGGTGCCGGCGTCGATGGCCTTCTCGACGTGGTGCGTGAGCCCCATGGGCGGCCGCGCGGTGACCacctgcagcagcagcacgcCAAGGGAGTAGATGTCCGACTTGACGCCCAGCTTCCCCGTCTGCTGGTACTCCGGGTCGATGTAGCAGAAGGtgcccgccgtcgccgtcaGCCGGTACTGCGTCACGCTGTCCGCCACCGACGGCGGCACCAGGCGCGCCAGCCCGACGTCGCTGATCTTGCTCACGTAGTTGCGGTCCAGCAGGATGTTGGCCGGCTTCAGGTCCCGGTGCACCAGCGGCTCCGGCTTCGTCTGGTGCAGGAACAGCAGCGCCGTCGCGATCTCCGCCGCGATCCGGAACCGCTGGCTCCACGGGATCGGCGGCGTGCCGCCGCGCCGGTACAGCCGGTCCTCCAGGCTGCCGTTGTCCATGTACTCGTACACCAGGCAGCCGTACTCCGGGCAGGCGCCGACGAGGAGCACCATGTTGGGGTGGCGGATGCAGCTGAgcacctccacctcctgctggaacTGCTTCCGCCCCTGGTGCGCGTCGGGCCGGAGCACCTTGATGGCGACGGGGGTGTGGTCGAGGGAGGCGCGGTACACGGGGCCGTACCCGCCCTCGCCGATCTTGAGGCCGTCGGAGAAGCGCTCCGTGGCCATCTCGATGTCGTCGATGTGGTACTTGCGGTACCGGAAGTCGTGGTTGGAGATGGCGTCCAGGGCGCGCACCTTCTCGTCGGCCTCGCGGCGCGCGCGCATCTcggcgttgcgccgccgctGCGCCTCCAGGTCGGCCAGCCTCTGCGCCGCCTCGGCGGCCTCCATGGCCGTTCGGcacttggccttctccatgtcggCCAGAGccagcgccgcctcctccgcgtgCCGGGCCTCCTCCAGCCGCCGCGCGTCCTCCAGCTTCAGCATCTGCATCTCCTTGGCACGCTGCTTCGCGTTGATAGCCTCCTTGCACGCCGCGTTGTACATGTCCATCGTCTGCCGGAGCTCCAGCCGGAGCCGCCGCATCTCGGCCTCCAGCTCCCGATGCGCTTGCTGCACACGCGTAGATCATGAGCGACGCTGGTGTCAAGAAATTAATCAAATCAACAACGCATGAATGACTGCATGAGTGCGTCTACTCACGCCGGATGCCGGCGACATGGGCTCATGGCCGGGGCTGGCGGTGAGTGTGGTGGACATGTCGAGGTTCTCGCCGAAGTCCATGGAGGAGCCGAAGTCGAGCTCGGAGAGGGAGTCGTGCCTCGCCGACCGGATGGACGCGTCGGAGTGGTCCTTGGACAACGGCATCAGGTTCTTGGTCGCCGAGCCCGCGAGCGATCGCTCGCGGAACGGCGGCCGCGTGGTGAGCTCCGGCAGGGTGCGGCCGTCGACGGAGCGCCTCGTCGCGTCAGGCGGCGTCGCCGGCGGCAGGTACCCCCTGGACCCGCGCCGCGCGTACAGCGCCGACCCCCGGAGGGACTCGGCGTCGCGAAGGATGTCGGCGCCGCCGAAAGGCGGCACGCCGCACCTGGCGAGCCGGACGTTGACGGACTTGCCCTTGGCGACGACGTAGATGTTGCAGTAGTCCGGCGCGCACTTCATCAGGGTCGACGGCACGTCCGCGTTCTTGAATTTCCTGCCCGAGACGCATCATATATGAATCGCTGCTGAATGAGAACGATGATGGAAAAATTGACGGAAAATCCCATGAAAAAAACGGAGAATACTCTATATATGAGTTAGTTAGTTACTTGGTGAATGCATTTCTGCATGCTCCGCCGAGCGCAATGCTCTGGATCTTGTTTGCAGTGATGTAAGCTAGAATGGCCTTGGACACGTCTGGCTCCTCCAAAACGACCTCGGATACGTCCACCTGCTGTGTTAACATGCATCCATCATTGTGCCGTCAGCCACAAGATCACTCGCATCACATGGCATTCCATTCTTTCATCAATCGATTCGATCTTCTTTTTCCAATCAATATCGATCGATCGACCTCATCGATCAATGGTGGTATCTTTGCAATCTGCAGTAGAACTCAACTTACCGCATTCCGGCTGAATAATCCTCTGTAGGGGGCAAAGAGCTCCTTCATCTCAGCCTCCAGCGAGCCGTGCGGCCCATGCGTCGACTCCGCCATGGAAAATCCATCTGCGAAGATCACCAACGAAACCACAGctcagccgccgccgctgcatcAAGGTAGAGACATGAAGGTGCCCGTGCGCCGGCGATGGCTACGGCGGGGGACGACGTACGGTTGGAGGGGTGGTGGTGGGCCGCGACGtggaggaggatgatgtgggAGGCGCTGGAGAGGAGGTAGTCCACGACCCACTTCGCGGCCAGCTGGCTGTTCCGGTCGCGGTCGATGGCCACGACGATGGTGGGCGCCGCCTGgtgcagcagcggcggcggcgacgcggcccGGTAATCGTCCGGGCTCAGAGGGCCTCCCTGCATCGCGCCACCGCCTGGTGATTGCGACAGGCCGCCGCGGCCACGCCAACCGAGATGGACGCCGGTGGCCGGCCGATCAGTGCGTTCGTGCGATGGATGGGGGAGGATGGGGGGCGCGGGAGAAGAAGGCAGAGAGGTGGAGGGAGACGGGTTGTTCCGCCTCTCCTCCTGCcctttcttcctctctctcccttgcCTCCAACCTTTGTGTCCTGCACAGGCCTTCTCCGATCCCTCCTCTACATCTCGCAACTAAATGCCCTGGGCCATGGCGGCAGGAGCAAGGACAGCCTCATACTATTCTTGCACATCTTCTTTTTCTCTTTCCCCATTTGCAAAGGTTGttggagaaaaaaaaagacattTTGACTTGGCATTGAGCAACCTAGCTAAAATAAGGGTGTAATTGATGGCATGTAAAAATGCCTTGAAACAGCAGACAGGGATGGAAACAAAAACAAGAGCCGGAGACCTAAAAATGGCCAATGCAGGAACCATGACCATTAGCTGATCTCTCTACTTGCTCGTCCAGGATGCACAACTTCCCTATCCCATCACTATAGCAAACAAACAGAGCAGTGACCCGAGACCCACCCGCTGTCAaacagcaaaaaaaaaaagtaaccCTCAGATCCCCCTCTAAGTTATGTACAACTACAAAACTGTACAGTTTCTAGAGTTCTTTCAGACTGGTGACATGGTTTTACAAGGTCAGGTAGGTCTTGATCATTGTTGAGCCTGTCGGGTCAGAGAGGAGATGTCTGACGAGGTTCATTCGCAACTGATTCGGAGCTATGGCAAACATGTAGAATGAAAACAGTATTAGGTCCACCGATGAAAGGGTTGAGCCCAAGAACCCTTGCCACATCCTGTTGGGAAGAACAGTGGTTGTCAAAACTTGAAATGGTTAACATAAGTACACTGAATTTCTCTGGAAATAGATTGAAAAATGGCAAAAGTGAAACTACCATTTCGGCACCCTGAAAAAGGCTTCGAAGAATGTTTGTATGCCTTCATTATTCAGTTGGATTATCAATGCCAATCCGAAAAGGAAGAAGGATCGTTGACGTTTCCTTTCTTGGGGCCATAGTGTTCTCCATGCTGAAGCATCAATATTAATTAGTAGAAGAAAGTTTTGCCCACTCATCTGAACTTTACACAGTAAAATTGCACTTGTCCAGAAGTTATGTAATAGTACAGTAGTAGGACCAGTCAAGTTGAA
Protein-coding sequences here:
- the LOC112895024 gene encoding U-box domain-containing protein 35-like isoform X2, with protein sequence MQGGPLSPDDYRAASPPPLLHQAAPTIVVAIDRDRNSQLAAKWVVDYLLSSASHIILLHVAAHHHPSNHGFSMAESTHGPHGSLEAEMKELFAPYRGLFSRNAVDVSEVVLEEPDVSKAILAYITANKIQSIALGGACRNAFTKKFKNADVPSTLMKCAPDYCNIYVVAKGKSVNVRLARCGVPPFGGADILRDAESLRGSALYARRGSRGYLPPATPPDATRRSVDGRTLPELTTRPPFRERSLAGSATKNLMPLSKDHSDASIRSARHDSLSELDFGSSMDFGENLDMSTTLTASPGHEPMSPASGQAHRELEAEMRRLRLELRQTMDMYNAACKEAINAKQRAKEMQMLKLEDARRLEEARHAEEAALALADMEKAKCRTAMEAAEAAQRLADLEAQRRRNAEMRARREADEKVRALDAISNHDFRYRKYHIDDIEMATERFSDGLKIGEGGYGPVYRASLDHTPVAIKVLRPDAHQGRKQFQQEVEVLSCIRHPNMVLLVGACPEYGCLVYEYMDNGSLEDRLYRRGGTPPIPWSQRFRIAAEIATALLFLHQTKPEPLVHRDLKPANILLDRNYVSKISDVGLARLVPPSVADSVTQYRLTATAGTFCYIDPEYQQTGKLGVKSDIYSLGVLLLQVVTARPPMGLTHHVEKAIDAGTFHQMLDITVKDWPVEEALGFAKLALKCTEMRRRDRPDLATVILPELNRLRNLGIAYDARMTAAASCGGGGDGGVHASVSSTTLGGSWKTAES
- the LOC112895024 gene encoding U-box domain-containing protein 35-like isoform X1, whose product is MQGGPLSPDDYRAASPPPLLHQAAPTIVVAIDRDRNSQLAAKWVVDYLLSSASHIILLHVAAHHHPSNHGFSMAESTHGPHGSLEAEMKELFAPYRGLFSRNAQVDVSEVVLEEPDVSKAILAYITANKIQSIALGGACRNAFTKKFKNADVPSTLMKCAPDYCNIYVVAKGKSVNVRLARCGVPPFGGADILRDAESLRGSALYARRGSRGYLPPATPPDATRRSVDGRTLPELTTRPPFRERSLAGSATKNLMPLSKDHSDASIRSARHDSLSELDFGSSMDFGENLDMSTTLTASPGHEPMSPASGQAHRELEAEMRRLRLELRQTMDMYNAACKEAINAKQRAKEMQMLKLEDARRLEEARHAEEAALALADMEKAKCRTAMEAAEAAQRLADLEAQRRRNAEMRARREADEKVRALDAISNHDFRYRKYHIDDIEMATERFSDGLKIGEGGYGPVYRASLDHTPVAIKVLRPDAHQGRKQFQQEVEVLSCIRHPNMVLLVGACPEYGCLVYEYMDNGSLEDRLYRRGGTPPIPWSQRFRIAAEIATALLFLHQTKPEPLVHRDLKPANILLDRNYVSKISDVGLARLVPPSVADSVTQYRLTATAGTFCYIDPEYQQTGKLGVKSDIYSLGVLLLQVVTARPPMGLTHHVEKAIDAGTFHQMLDITVKDWPVEEALGFAKLALKCTEMRRRDRPDLATVILPELNRLRNLGIAYDARMTAAASCGGGGDGGVHASVSSTTLGGSWKTAES